The sequence AGTAAGCCCAATAGCAATATGCCACTATcctatatattttcatattacaaAGCAACCACAAATCTGTGcaaatatcaaaacaaaatatatatatcagatGAGCTTGAAGACATTTGACCGCACAGGGTTTTTGTGTGCGCACTGGCGGTAATCAGAATCTGAAGCAGCTCAACATCTATACCATTAGCAACTATAGatcaaactaataaaaatagcaGCAACAATCATATACAGTATTacagaaattttatttaggtAACCATAGGATAATATTAAATGCTAACTAAAAGTAATGCTAAGTACATATTCACACATATTTAGCTAATGCAAGTTCAAGAGGTTATAACTCTTATGACAAAGAAACTTACAGATTCTTGAATCTCCTCTTTCACGATATAAAACGGATCTTGAGCTGAAGACATCTTTGTAGGAAAACTGTAATTACAAAAGTATCAATAGGCAATAGTAAATTAAGacatcaattttcttttctatatttattgtaAATGTTATGCAAATCACAATTTAAAGAATACAGATCTTAATAGTAATTAATGGAAACAACAAAGACCTCAAATCAACCGcaaatttgagttaaattcaACCAGAACAAGCGTAAAATTGAATACGGAAAAGAAATCCTAACCGGTTCAGAGAGATCAAGCAAAGTGCATAAGCGTCAACGACAGCAATCGCTTGTCATATGATGAAATCACTGCCTTTCCTGTATTTTTGCCATCTGGTTCTGATTTGGGCCACATTCGGGCTTATGGCCCATGTAACTAAAATGGGATTAGCATTTGGGCTTTTAGAACTTCGGGCTTCAAGTGACGTTTCGTCCGAATGTTTTAGTTTCTGCGCCAAAAGCGTAAAAGAAGTGTGGCGGTGTCAAATATTCAATTCCCGCTTTCTTTAGCGCTCCATTTTTTGGATTAAATTCGCCACCTCATCGATCCGCAACCCCGAATACTCTAATTCAACCACGACcgttgataaaaataaagcaacaaCGGTTTCGATCTCTCCTTTCTTCTCTATAAAAAGCCTCCATTTTCCCGATCCAAAGCACACTTGCATCCAACTAAGAACCAACAATCTTATTCTAAATTGATCACCATGGCCCGTACCAAGCAAACAGCCCGAAAATCCACAGGAGGAAAAGCACCGCGTAAGCAGCTAGCAACAAAAGCAGCGCGAAAGTCTGCCCCAGCGACAGGCGGAGTGAAGAAACCCCACAGATTCCGACCTGGAACTGTTGCACTTCGTGAGATCCGAAAGTATCAGAAGAGCACTGAGCTCCTCATCCGAAAGCTTCCATTCCAGCGATTGGTTCGTGAGATTGCTCAAGATTTCAAGACTGATCTCCGATTCCAGAGCTCAGCCGTGGCGGCTCTTCAAGAGGCGGCGGAGGCATACCTCGTCGGACTTTTTGAGGACACGAATCTTTGTGCGATCCATGCTAAGAGAGTAACAATTATGCCTAAGGATATTCAGTTAGCGAGGAGGATTAGAGGAGAGCGTGCTTAAGATGCTAATGTGTGTGTAGTGATTATGTGATTTCGTTATTAAGTGAGGTTGATGATTTAGAATGTCCTAGTTCTGTCTTTATGTGAATGAAAATATGAAGATTGCTTTTCGTAGTTTCATCTTTTGATTACTGGCTCTTTATTAGTTCTCCAGTTGTTGCACATAATATTGGTTTTAGCAAAAGATTCAAATTAGGTTGATTATTCAAGATTCAATGAGACAATAAAATCCAAATAGCGAAATCTTATCCGGAAATTTGTTTCAGATTGCCACTTGGTGAACATTCTTGTTATTTATAGGAAATTAGTTTTGAAGGCTTAGATTAATTGGTTGTTGTGGGTGGGGAAACTGCAACATTCACTAAAAGTGAAACATTGATCCATTCCAAGCGTTGCTCATGGAATacatactttttaataatccacatgtttttcaaaatttgtCAGATGGCTTGAATGTGAAATTTGTTGGAGATGATATCCGATGCTAATATGCTCAAGGTATGTAAGTGTCTTGGTcagttttctcattttaaacaAAACCACCGAAGCACCATCAAATCAAGATTTTAGGCCATACTGCAGCAATTTGTAACAATATTATATTGGAGAAAGTATCATATAACTTCGATCAATCTAAAGAAACAGCACATTGGCAGTGGATTTTGGGCGATTGGGTCTATGGGGGATacatgaagatgatgaagagATGCTGCAAGTAATCTCAAGCAAAGGATTAAGGGAGAGAGGAAAGGTAATTATTATAGATGTGGTAATATATCAGATCGTAAATAAAGGTGAATCAACAGAAGCAAAGCTTTTAGCTGTCATGCTGCTGATAGTTTTGACTGCAATTCGCAACATTCTTCCAGGAAGCTGGTTTTGGAAACAACAAAATGACAACCACATTCGGTTTAAGGTCACTTGGGTTCATCCGTGGAGTTCGAAATGAACATATGTTTGTGTTTGGTGATATGATCCATCTGATGTAAGTTCTTCTATTACAAGTAGAAGAGACTTGTAACTTTATCAAAGTTAACATATGCTCCTATACTATCCCCCCGGGACAAGTATATGGGTCTTGATACAATCCGGCAAAACCACACGAACTATAGCTCGCCCATCCAGAGATTAAGTCTTCCACAAAGAGAACAGGAACCTCGAATTGGGACAGAACACTCCCTGGACAACAACAATTACACGTCCTCCATTTCTACCATGAAAATAAGAACCCATTTTTCCACCAACAATCACTATAAAAATCCCAAGAAATCACTTGCACAACGTAATATCATTCTATTGCTTTAAACACTTGCACTCAAGTTTTCACTTAAATACTAACTTAAACATTCACACCCGAACTTTTTCCCTTGTGTTTTGCAGGTTGTTGAAAGCATATCACCTCTTTGCATATCGAAACATTTATATCATATCTcatttaacataaattaaaattcaattatctGAATATTGACGCCACAAAAAATTTTGTCTTCTGTTGATGTACACGTGATAATTGCATAGAAACACTACATTACTTATTGAATCTAAGTctcctttttttaatttatttagttgaGATCCATTAAAGTTTATTAGCAAatgtttttctatatataacatgataaatgaaattattttctcttatttattattataatttattttaaataaaaggttacatgataaataaaatttgaaatatacatagtatttaaaataaattataataaaaataagaaaataaaataaaataataaaactaaaaatacaTTTGTACAAATAATATGAAACTTATTggaaaattctataaatatggctagaatataattaatttcataaatcttagatttataaataagttttaaaaagtttaataataaaataaattcaaaacttTGAaggttttttcaaatttatcaaattcttATAGACTTGtcaatgattttattttttttccaaatctaGGAATCCAAcaacttttatttcaaaataaggTAAATATAGTTGATGTGGCACCGAAAagagtaaaattaaaataaaaaaaatgatgagcACCCCCATTTTGAAACAAacttcatctttctttttctgtatttttctttttgtgattaaTCAACTAAAAggaaatttaattcttttttcctaGACTTTTCTGTGAAACCATGAAGCTTTATTTTACTCTTTTGGATCCAAAACGAGGCATGAAGAAACTCCATGAATATCATGCTGAAGACAAGACATGATTTCAAGCTTTTTTATTCTATCTCAGTGGCTCCTTTTGATATCATAATACTATAATACTTAGAAATAAATATGcttacataaataataattaaagaacaaatgCTGATTGTTTTctgcaaaaagaaataaataaataaaaatccaaaGAGTTTGATCAGTGACCATATTTGATTAAAGGTGGTTTTTCCTccaatttattttcagtatCCTAATGGATATATGGTGTTACAAATGGACACTATTGGGTCTGTTTTATTGTTCGGTTCGGCCCATCAATAGCAAAAGCAAAACAACAATTTTTcatctttataatttatattatcataaattaaaattaattaactcaaaataatctaaattatGTTTGGTTTGACTGATTAATGTAGCTGATAGTAATCAAACTGTTTTATAAAATCTGTTAATTGCTATAATTAGcatgttaaataattattgaatattattatttactttatatgtattttattttaatatactatttttaataatattaattaataaaaaataaattgtaatagttaaaagatattgtaactaataaaaaaaagacttCTAAAACTCAAATACTCCTAATaaaaagaatcctaattccaaatactttaattataaatattataattatttattttttttaaataatctccaaataaaaattattctttatataaattataaagaaaataattagataaattcgaaataaattattattattaataattttttaagaataatattatttaaataaaaaaattaaagtaacaatcaactcaaaagaaaaaactataaaataaaactaataaaatccACATCtcattgaaaattaattaattataacagttaatttttaaattttaccaGCGTAATTATtggataaaaatagttatcgGTTATACAAAATTTATGAACCAAATACTCctcttattattaatatttttgaccGTTTTTCGAGCTAAAGCTTTGATAAATacactattaattttatagaagtTTCGGAGAAATTTGAAAGCATAAGTTAATTGAGAAGGAAAAGACGTTATTTTGTTGTGATAGTGATGATTGTGGGATCGGTGGAAAAGTGATGGCAAAGGAGAGGATTTGATCAGTGGGAAAATGGAAgacaattaatatattttcaaaatatatgtAAGTACTGAATTAACATTCTCTATGAAAAGAAagccttttattttattttatttttaggtgATATGTAATTTTAGGAAGACTCTGTGAATTGGGAGTCAATAAATCCACCGGTCAATTTAGGCTAAGAATGACGGAGGAAAAGACTAGTGAAGTAGTGGCTGGAGGTAATTATAAACTTCCAAAGTTGAATGCAAGAGTCAAATGAATTTAGTAACAGTTGTAGCGGTTATGAGTGAAAGACTATTGACTACAAGAGAAGTTTCTTGGTGCATTCACAACCACGGCACTCAGTTATCTTGATTGGCTTTCAATTCTGATCTTCtttgtttaataataaatattttattttgtttcagaTTTAATGGAATTCTAATGATTTGTGTGTATcaaaagattattattattatcgttTATTCCAAAAATCATTATatatttctcttcttcttttttataataaaaataacaataaattaataagtttaataaataaatactaattttattataaaaataagtattttctcttagtttcgtTGATCCTATCAATTGAACCATTGTTTATATtacattgattttatttggcgCATCGACGTACATTTCACTCGATTGCTATATTGGGTCACAGATCGATTTTAGAgtctttaaatgaatttgatcttTTGTATACCAAActcaaattcattttaattcccatgaaaaaagacaaataaaCCCCCCCCGCAGTGAGGACAAACAAATTCTTATCAAAAgagacaaaataaaagaaattataatatttcactaataaaattaacaaacaactaagaaaaataaatataatataagatcctaaataaattttcaactaaataaatttatttttattgttagaatattttgatttattttttaatgttaaaatcTTAACGGTCatgaaattttcttatatatatttttaatttgtcattTGTTCTTCTAAATTCactactaaaaaaatataatatatttgctATCAAAATCTATAAACTTTTACCAATTCATAtaaatgattattaattatgacagaaaaaataaaataaaaataaggagcaaaaaattaaaattaactatcatcaacaataaaaaaaaagttgtctatgacaataaaaataaataaataaatgtctATTGATGGCAGCTATGGTTTCGGAACTTTCTTATgagaatatatttatgtatatatatttgtcttttgtgacaaaaaaataaaaataataaaaatattatatttttttactaataatttgatctattgtatattaactattattataGCCAAACTTCTCATCACATCTTgctcaatattaaaaattataatgacTAGTCTAAGTATTTAACTTTGACTCTGTAGTAAATTAATGTTAATATTGTGTTTGGTtgagatttataaaatttaattataaatttaaatattatataattttaaataaattaaaattaatttataattttaaataattaaatttatgtgaaACTGATtgtagttaaattaaattctaataaaatagatagtatttaaaaaaattacaataataaattaatatattttcatagtattaaaatatttttttcaattctattatttctattttatttttttatatttttctaaattaaataaattttaatcaaataacataaaagaattcaattgaatGCGGATTTTGAAGCTACCGAGTAACTTCTGCatcattaaagaaaagaaaaaaggaaaataagaaGGAACCATCCCTCTTTCTAAGGCCATCAAAACCATCTCTCTTTCCTAATCATCATAAAGGACAAACGATgcttagaaaagaaaagaagaaaaatacttGGAATAGATAATTCAAAAGCCGTGGCTACAaaactcttcttttctttccctattatttaaaaataaatatttctatctaaattaaatttattatatattctcatatattatattaaattaataaataattaaatatatatttattattttttaaactattatatttattgattttacataataaaatatatattaattatctaatattaaaatataaaacacttataatatatgtcattttcttatttattataatatatatatcaaatcttgatacaaattgatttttttaagtaaGTTTTGTCGTGattatactaatatattttttttttattttatataaaaatttatagaatcaaaaaaatatttaaaatattaataaataaatttcaatagataatctaaaattattacaaataatataaaattatgttgGTGTAATTTGTATGCAGTGGTGATCTTTTTATTCCCATTTCACTTGATAATTAAATCAACTAAAGTGTCCAAGAAGTCAAGAACTCAATCGCATCATCGTTCGTTTTGTAAGGACTGATTTTATAGCtaagattatttttaatgcacttttatatatattaaatcttttattataaaaatggttttataataaaaaataatgaatgttttatttttaattgtaaaataaaaaattaacttaattcttTGCTTTTAAAGggtcaaaatttattttctattttaattttaataaatatattataaatttctataaattttattaatagatatttttaattttatatttctactgataaatttaagaaaaactaaacCTGTTAACATctagaaaaagtaaaatattagataaaatattaaaagaatttactaAACGTAAACAAcgcttatttattttttattaaaatatttattaaaataccGTTTATTACAGAAAAGATGGCAGCACTAACACTTCATTCAACTCTTGTTGGAAAAAACACTTCATTGAAGTACTCAAAGGCCAACTAAACAATTTGGCCTGGGTAAAACATCCttctcataaataaaatttccacCATAAAAAGGGACTTCCACGCCATCATAGAAAACCCCTTTGGCAATAGATCATTGCTAAGTCATGGATTCCACTGATAGCCAGAAAGCAACAGAACTCTTGCAAGCCCAACTTCATGTGTATAATCACATCTTTAACTACATAAATTCTATGTGTCTGAAGTGTGCAGTTCAGCTAGGCATACCAGACATAATCCACAAACATGGCAAACCAATCACTCTTCCTGAGTTAGTGTCAGCACTTCACATCCACCCAACCAAGATCAATTTCATGTATCGGCTCATGCGCATGCTTGTGCACTCAGGCTTCTTTTCTATAACAAAAGCTGCTAATGGTCAAGAAGAAGGACAAGAAGTTTATGTTCTAACTCCATCTTCCAAGCTGCTTGTCAAGGATAACCCGAACTGCTTGAAACCGTTTGTTGATTCACTGCTTAAGCCAGATTTTGTAACTCCAGGGCATGTCTTGGGAGATTGGTTTCGAGGCAATGAGCTCACAGTATTTCAGAGAGCACATGGAATGGCATTTTGGGagtataatgaaagaaatccTGAATTCAACCAGCTTTTCAATGAAGCAATGGCTAGTGATTCAAGAATGATGAACTTGGTTATTAGAGATTGCAAGCCAATCTTTGAGGGGGTGAATTCACTGGTTGATGTTGGGGGTGGAAATGGGTCCCTTGCCAGGATCATATCAGAGGCATTTCCTGATATGAAATGCACAGTTCTTGAACTTCCTCAGGTCATTGGTAACTTAGAAGGCACCAAGAACTTGAATTATGTTGGAGGAGATATGTTTCAACACATTCCTTCTGCAGATGCCATCATACTTAAGGTATACTGAGCTCTTTTACTCTACGATTTTAAGTTCTGCATCTTCGAATTTGCTTCTTGAAAATGGGCTCTTGTTTGGCAGTTAATTTTGCATGGTTGGAATGATGAGGAATGCGTGAAGATACTAAAGAAATGCAAGGAAGCCATTTCAAGCACAGGGAAGGGATCGGAAAAGGTGATTGTCATAGATTTGGTAATAAATGACAAGAAAGATGAATATGAATTTACCGAAACGAAGCTCCTTTTTGACATGCTGATGATGTTTGTGGCTACCGGAAAGGAAAGAACTGAGAAAGAATGGGGAGAGCTATTCTTGAAAGCTGGTTTTAGTCACTTCAAGATTACACCCATCCTTGGATTAAGGTCCCTAATAGAGGTTTATCCTTGagatatataaaacaaaacttGTAATGCAATGTTGTTATTGCCATTGAATAAATTTTGCATCTTTCAGTTAGGCATGGCTATGCTATCACAAGCCGAGGTGCCAATGATTCTTGTATTTCTTTTCCAGAATAATGAAAGCATAAACTATTAGTATCATTTGCAAAATTTCTTCCTTAAGATTTATATACTGAATATTTGGCAATGTTAAATCCTGCAACTTCAGAA comes from Ricinus communis isolate WT05 ecotype wild-type chromosome 5, ASM1957865v1, whole genome shotgun sequence and encodes:
- the LOC8281873 gene encoding histone H3.2; translated protein: MARTKQTARKSTGGKAPRKQLATKAARKSAPATGGVKKPHRFRPGTVALREIRKYQKSTELLIRKLPFQRLVREIAQDFKTDLRFQSSAVAALQEAAEAYLVGLFEDTNLCAIHAKRVTIMPKDIQLARRIRGERA
- the LOC8281872 gene encoding probable O-methyltransferase 3, with product MDSTDSQKATELLQAQLHVYNHIFNYINSMCLKCAVQLGIPDIIHKHGKPITLPELVSALHIHPTKINFMYRLMRMLVHSGFFSITKAANGQEEGQEVYVLTPSSKLLVKDNPNCLKPFVDSLLKPDFVTPGHVLGDWFRGNELTVFQRAHGMAFWEYNERNPEFNQLFNEAMASDSRMMNLVIRDCKPIFEGVNSLVDVGGGNGSLARIISEAFPDMKCTVLELPQVIGNLEGTKNLNYVGGDMFQHIPSADAIILKLILHGWNDEECVKILKKCKEAISSTGKGSEKVIVIDLVINDKKDEYEFTETKLLFDMLMMFVATGKERTEKEWGELFLKAGFSHFKITPILGLRSLIEVYP